A DNA window from Ignavibacteriales bacterium contains the following coding sequences:
- a CDS encoding glycyl-radical enzyme activating protein encodes MKGMVFNIQRYSINDGPGIRTTVFLKGCPLHCLWCHNPESISTDQEIVLREDRCIRCGSCIECCSQHAIRNESNLIVTSCEKCIRCGNCVEVCYAGGREIAGKEMSVEDVVKEIEKDIIFYNRSTGGVTFSGGEPFLQHLFLKSLLENCKSKNIHTAVDTAGFVVENILNGFENLIDLFLYDIKTVDDFKHRMFTGGSNKIILDNLRFLINQGNNIIIRVPVIPGFNNNLHDMKLVGEFVDSLKNISEIHLLPYHKSGTEKYKRLGIKFEMNDEPPDSTAMELIAAEMKKYVQTVKIGG; translated from the coding sequence ATGAAAGGCATGGTATTCAATATTCAGCGATATTCTATAAACGATGGGCCAGGTATTCGTACAACCGTTTTCCTAAAAGGATGTCCGCTTCATTGTTTGTGGTGTCATAATCCTGAATCAATTTCCACCGATCAAGAAATTGTTCTGCGGGAAGATAGATGTATCCGCTGCGGAAGCTGTATTGAATGCTGCAGCCAACATGCAATCCGGAATGAAAGCAACCTTATCGTTACATCGTGTGAGAAATGTATAAGATGTGGAAACTGCGTTGAGGTATGCTATGCCGGCGGGCGGGAGATTGCGGGTAAAGAGATGTCTGTGGAAGATGTAGTGAAAGAAATTGAAAAAGATATCATCTTTTACAACAGGTCGACAGGTGGAGTTACATTTTCAGGTGGCGAGCCGTTTCTTCAACATTTGTTTCTAAAGTCTCTTCTCGAAAATTGTAAATCAAAAAACATTCATACGGCAGTAGATACAGCTGGATTTGTCGTGGAAAATATTTTAAACGGGTTTGAAAATTTGATCGATCTATTTCTATATGATATCAAAACCGTTGACGATTTCAAGCATCGCATGTTCACCGGCGGATCGAATAAAATAATTCTTGATAATCTAAGGTTTTTGATAAATCAAGGGAATAATATAATTATTAGAGTACCCGTAATACCGGGATTTAACAATAATCTTCATGATATGAAGTTAGTAGGTGAGTTTGTTGATTCACTTAAAAATATTTCCGAAATTCATTTATTGCCATATCATAAATCAGGAACGGAAAAATATAAACGATTAGGGATAAAATTTGAAATGAATGATGAACCACCTGATTCAACAGCAATGGAGCTTATTGCCGCTGAGATGAAAAAATATGTTCAAACAGTCAAGATAGGCGGATAA
- a CDS encoding beta-lactamase family protein: protein MEDENVSSVSVAVAQHGKIIWEESFGMANREKQIKATPNTMYEIASIAKVYTTTALMILQERGLLDIDAPVESYLGDVKIKSFGVDASGVTLRRIIQHTSGLPMLWGEPAGTDTNFPIMQKEIFDRFAILAFKPGERELYSNVGIGLLTYVIENVSGKSYSDFLKENIFLPLGLTYTIRLTTPPSTDEYAQQYDHSGKPWTYNEGFYASADDLLRFGMFHLKNHLPDQRKILSDSTIDVMQTSIDPYSDFRLPWWVWEYEGYKTLVFTGASGTILALLPEADLAIVVLANKMQANTPKVCKWIADEILDDFDESKRLPTKIRTHKKIQPPTLSRVALAGIWQGSIVTHEWELQVELSLGNTPMMRSQNVDGSWGRWMESMFTLRGNYSAGIFSAYFPIHIPVHDTKEHNHWTWIYVGLHRDTLRGYAVAHAADGPHYGLPYYINLERKKD from the coding sequence ATGGAAGACGAGAACGTCTCATCTGTTTCTGTCGCAGTAGCTCAACATGGAAAAATCATCTGGGAGGAATCGTTCGGCATGGCAAACCGTGAAAAACAAATCAAAGCGACACCAAATACGATGTACGAGATAGCATCAATTGCAAAAGTGTACACAACAACGGCGCTAATGATTCTTCAAGAGCGTGGTCTTCTTGATATCGATGCACCGGTTGAATCATATCTTGGTGATGTAAAGATAAAATCATTCGGGGTAGATGCATCCGGCGTTACACTCAGGCGAATCATTCAACATACATCAGGGCTACCCATGTTATGGGGCGAACCGGCTGGTACAGACACAAATTTCCCAATCATGCAGAAGGAAATTTTCGATAGGTTTGCGATTCTTGCTTTTAAACCTGGAGAAAGAGAACTTTATTCGAACGTCGGTATTGGTCTGCTAACTTATGTCATCGAGAACGTATCGGGTAAATCGTACAGCGACTTTTTGAAGGAAAACATTTTTCTTCCCCTTGGATTGACATACACCATTCGACTTACTACTCCACCATCAACAGATGAATATGCACAACAATACGATCATAGCGGAAAGCCGTGGACATACAACGAAGGATTTTATGCAAGTGCGGATGACCTTCTCCGTTTTGGAATGTTCCATCTCAAAAATCATCTACCTGATCAAAGGAAAATTCTTAGCGATTCGACAATCGATGTGATGCAAACATCTATTGATCCTTACAGCGATTTCCGCCTCCCTTGGTGGGTCTGGGAATATGAAGGATATAAGACGTTGGTATTCACAGGTGCATCTGGAACAATTTTAGCACTCCTGCCTGAAGCAGACCTTGCAATTGTTGTCCTTGCAAATAAGATGCAGGCGAATACACCGAAGGTTTGCAAATGGATTGCTGATGAAATTCTTGATGACTTCGATGAGTCTAAACGACTCCCCACAAAAATTCGAACACATAAAAAAATTCAACCGCCAACTTTATCTCGGGTTGCACTTGCAGGTATCTGGCAAGGTTCTATCGTCACTCATGAGTGGGAACTACAAGTTGAGTTATCGCTTGGTAATACACCAATGATGCGTAGTCAGAATGTTGATGGATCGTGGGGAAGATGGATGGAGTCGATGTTTACACTCCGGGGCAATTATTCGGCAGGAATTTTCTCCGCATATTTCCCAATTCATATTCCTGTACATGATACCAAAGAACATAATCATTGGACTTGGATATATGTTGGTTTACACAGAGACACACTTCGCGGATATGCAGTTGCCCATGCTGCGGACGGACCTCATTATGGGCTTCCTTATTATATAAATCTGGAGAGGAAAAAGGATTAG